A single Chryseobacterium sp. DNA region contains:
- a CDS encoding M48 family metalloprotease produces MKKITVCLMVLGAMHSISAQKINLGKAAGMVSNGAKALTFTNEDAIKLSKESVDWMDKNNAVAGPKDPYTVRLNKLFGKHKSQDGLNLNYKVYKVKDINAFACADGSVRVFSSLMDLMTDNELLAVIGHEIGHVKNQDTKDAMKSAYLKAAALDAASSASSAVATLNESQVGKMANAFLDASHSKKQESEADTYSYDFMKSNQYDVVGAYTAFKKLALLSQGSTQTGFEKMFNSHPDSEKRAQAIKKRAEKDGLWKDPGTVALPASKLTK; encoded by the coding sequence ATGAAAAAAATTACAGTATGCCTTATGGTATTAGGGGCAATGCATTCGATCAGCGCACAAAAAATTAATCTGGGCAAAGCCGCAGGAATGGTTTCAAACGGTGCAAAAGCTTTAACATTTACCAACGAAGACGCAATTAAATTATCCAAAGAATCAGTAGACTGGATGGATAAAAATAATGCTGTTGCCGGACCAAAAGATCCGTATACAGTGAGACTGAACAAACTGTTCGGAAAACATAAATCCCAGGACGGCCTGAATTTGAATTACAAAGTTTATAAGGTGAAGGACATCAATGCTTTTGCCTGCGCAGACGGAAGTGTTCGTGTATTTTCCTCGCTGATGGATTTGATGACAGACAATGAGCTGCTGGCAGTAATTGGGCACGAGATTGGTCATGTTAAAAATCAGGATACAAAAGATGCGATGAAATCTGCTTATCTGAAAGCCGCAGCATTAGATGCTGCATCCTCAGCTTCTTCTGCCGTAGCCACCCTTAATGAGAGTCAGGTCGGGAAAATGGCTAATGCATTTTTAGATGCATCACACAGCAAAAAACAGGAATCTGAAGCAGATACTTACTCTTATGACTTTATGAAATCTAATCAGTATGATGTAGTGGGAGCTTATACTGCTTTCAAAAAGCTGGCATTACTTTCACAGGGAAGCACCCAGACAGGTTTTGAGAAAATGTTCAACTCTCACCCGGATAGTGAAAAAAGAGCCCAGGCGATTAAGAAAAGAGCGGAGAAAGATGGTTTATGGAAAGATCCGGGAACTGTTGCTCTGCCCGCTTCAAAACTTACGAAATAA
- a CDS encoding ABC-F family ATP-binding cassette domain-containing protein, translating into MLTVSNLSLQFGKRVLFDEVNIMFTKGNCYGIIGANGAGKSTFLKILTGKQDPTTGNVSLEPGKRMSVLEQDHFAYDQYTVLEAVLRGNKKLFEIKEEMDALYAKEDFSDEDGIKAGELGVIYDEMGGWTAESDAQTMLSNVGISDDMHWQLMSELENKDKVKVLLAQALFGNPDVLILDEPTNDLDIDTISWLEDFLADYENTVIVVSHDRHFLDTVCTHIGDLDYSKLNLYTGNYSFWYQASQLATRQRAQANKKAEEKKKELQDFIARFSSNVAKAKQATARKKMIDKLNIDDIKPSSRRYPAIIFEMEREAGDQILDVKGLEKTKDGELLFSNIDLNLKKGDKVAVLSKNSLAITEFFEILAGNIEADKGTVAWGVTTTQSHMPLDNTNFFQEDLNLVDWLRQFTKNDEERHEEFVRGFLGRMLFSGDEALKSCKVLSGGEKMRCMFSRMMLQKANILLLDEPTNHLDLESITTLNNSLSNFKGNILLSSHDHEMLSTVCNRIIELTPQGIIDREMTYDEYLADKKVKELREKMYS; encoded by the coding sequence GGGAAAAGAGTTCTTTTTGACGAGGTAAATATTATGTTTACCAAAGGAAACTGCTACGGAATCATCGGAGCAAACGGTGCGGGAAAGTCTACATTCCTTAAAATACTAACAGGAAAGCAGGATCCAACGACAGGAAATGTATCTCTGGAACCAGGAAAAAGAATGTCAGTTTTGGAGCAGGATCACTTTGCTTATGATCAGTATACTGTTCTTGAAGCTGTTTTGAGAGGTAACAAAAAATTATTTGAGATAAAAGAGGAAATGGATGCGTTGTACGCAAAAGAAGATTTCTCTGACGAAGACGGAATTAAAGCCGGTGAACTAGGTGTAATCTATGATGAAATGGGAGGGTGGACTGCAGAATCTGACGCACAGACTATGCTTTCTAACGTAGGAATCTCTGATGATATGCACTGGCAATTAATGAGTGAACTTGAGAACAAAGACAAAGTAAAAGTTCTTTTGGCTCAGGCGCTTTTCGGAAACCCTGATGTACTGATCCTGGATGAGCCTACCAACGACCTTGACATTGATACCATCTCTTGGCTGGAAGATTTCCTTGCAGATTATGAGAATACGGTAATTGTGGTTTCCCACGACCGTCACTTCCTGGATACAGTGTGTACGCACATCGGTGACCTTGATTACTCTAAGCTTAATCTTTATACAGGGAACTACTCTTTCTGGTATCAGGCATCTCAATTAGCAACAAGACAAAGAGCTCAGGCTAACAAAAAAGCTGAAGAAAAGAAAAAGGAACTTCAGGATTTCATCGCAAGATTCAGCTCCAACGTTGCAAAGGCCAAGCAGGCCACTGCAAGAAAGAAAATGATCGACAAATTAAACATTGACGATATTAAACCGTCTTCAAGAAGATATCCGGCCATCATTTTCGAAATGGAAAGAGAAGCGGGAGATCAGATCTTAGATGTAAAAGGTCTTGAAAAAACGAAAGACGGGGAATTACTATTCTCTAATATTGACCTGAATCTTAAAAAAGGAGATAAAGTAGCCGTACTTTCTAAAAACTCTTTAGCCATAACAGAATTTTTCGAGATTCTGGCTGGAAATATTGAAGCAGATAAAGGAACAGTTGCCTGGGGGGTGACCACAACCCAGTCTCACATGCCTTTGGATAACACCAACTTCTTCCAGGAAGACCTAAACTTGGTTGACTGGCTGAGACAGTTCACAAAAAATGATGAAGAACGTCACGAGGAATTCGTAAGAGGATTCTTAGGCAGAATGCTGTTCTCCGGAGATGAGGCTTTGAAATCGTGTAAAGTGCTTTCAGGAGGTGAGAAAATGAGATGTATGTTCAGCAGAATGATGCTTCAGAAAGCAAATATTCTTTTACTGGATGAACCTACCAACCACTTAGACCTTGAAAGTATCACGACATTGAACAACTCTTTATCTAACTTTAAAGGGAACATTCTATTGTCTTCTCATGACCACGAAATGCTTTCAACGGTCTGTAACAGAATCATTGAACTGACTCCTCAGGGAATCATCGACAGGGAAATGACTTATGACGAGTACCTTGCTGATAAAAAGGTAAAAGAATTAAGAGAAAAGATGTATTCTTAG